The Streptomyces sp. NBC_00691 genome has a segment encoding these proteins:
- a CDS encoding NUDIX hydrolase family protein, with protein sequence MSDMTETTPGWLSTDELNMARAQMPILYVEAVPVRVDDSGEVTSIGLLLRIGADGNISRTLVSGRVMHHERVRDALLRHLEKDLGPVALPRVPPSLQPFTVAEYFPTAGITPYHDPRQHAVSLAYIVPVSGDCRPRQDALDLVWFSPQEAASPAVQDEMPDGRGTLLKQALAHVGHASY encoded by the coding sequence ATGTCCGACATGACAGAGACCACACCCGGTTGGCTGAGCACGGACGAGCTGAACATGGCTCGGGCCCAGATGCCGATCCTGTACGTCGAAGCCGTACCCGTGCGTGTGGACGACAGCGGCGAAGTCACCAGCATCGGTCTGCTCCTCCGGATCGGCGCGGACGGAAACATCAGCCGCACCCTGGTCTCCGGCCGGGTCATGCACCACGAACGAGTCCGTGACGCACTCCTACGCCACCTGGAGAAAGACCTCGGCCCCGTGGCCCTGCCACGCGTCCCCCCTTCACTGCAGCCCTTCACCGTCGCCGAGTACTTCCCCACGGCCGGCATCACGCCGTACCACGACCCACGCCAGCACGCGGTCTCGCTGGCGTACATCGTGCCGGTGAGCGGCGACTGCCGCCCCCGGCAGGACGCCCTGGACCTCGTCTGGTTCAGCCCTCAGGAGGCGGCCTCCCCCGCCGTACAGGACGAGATGCCCGACGGCCGCGGGACACTGCTGAAGCAGGCCCTCGCGCACGTGGGGCACGCCTCCTACTGA
- a CDS encoding vWA domain-containing protein: MTRSQNYINHVALVLDASSSMSHLSRKVVEVADQQIAYLARRSKDLDQETRVTVYVFADTVECVIYDKDVLRMPSLKQLYRVGGMTALLAAALKSQRELAQTAQLYGDHSFLTFVLTDGQENASHRCPDAPAKDPRELVESVAEMIRTQEDNWTLAVLVPDQMGRHEAMRGGFPKDNIAIWDATSTQGLEEAGQVIQEATEKFMVGRSKGIRGSRAVFSVGAEAVNKDTVEAAGLAPVDPSEYDLIAVARDAAIRDWVVESGHTYRTGGAFYQLSKSEKIQARKRIAVLEKKTDRVYAGPEARSLLGLPDVEVRVKPDHNDDFTIFVQSTSVNRKLVPNTRLLLMH; encoded by the coding sequence ATGACCCGAAGCCAGAACTACATCAACCACGTCGCCCTGGTGCTGGATGCCAGTTCGTCGATGTCCCACCTGAGCCGCAAGGTCGTCGAGGTCGCCGACCAGCAGATCGCGTACCTCGCCCGCCGTTCGAAGGACCTGGACCAGGAGACCCGCGTCACGGTGTACGTCTTCGCCGACACGGTGGAGTGCGTCATCTACGACAAGGACGTGCTGCGGATGCCGTCGCTCAAGCAGCTGTACCGCGTGGGCGGAATGACGGCCCTGCTGGCGGCCGCGCTGAAGTCGCAGCGGGAGCTCGCGCAGACGGCGCAACTGTACGGCGACCACAGCTTCCTGACGTTCGTGCTCACCGACGGCCAGGAGAACGCCAGCCACCGCTGCCCGGATGCCCCTGCCAAGGATCCGCGTGAACTGGTGGAGTCCGTGGCGGAGATGATCCGGACGCAGGAGGACAACTGGACGCTCGCCGTTCTGGTTCCGGACCAGATGGGCAGGCACGAGGCCATGCGGGGCGGCTTCCCGAAGGACAACATCGCGATCTGGGACGCGACGAGCACGCAGGGTCTGGAGGAGGCCGGCCAGGTCATCCAGGAGGCCACCGAGAAGTTCATGGTGGGGCGCAGCAAGGGCATCCGGGGATCGCGGGCCGTGTTCTCCGTGGGGGCGGAGGCCGTGAACAAGGACACGGTCGAGGCGGCGGGCCTGGCCCCGGTGGATCCCTCGGAGTACGACCTGATCGCGGTGGCCCGTGACGCGGCGATCCGGGACTGGGTCGTCGAGAGCGGGCACACGTACCGAACCGGTGGTGCGTTCTACCAGCTGAGCAAGTCGGAGAAGATCCAGGCGCGGAAGCGGATCGCGGTACTGGAGAAGAAGACGGACCGGGTGTACGCGGGGCCCGAGGCCCGCTCGCTGCTGGGCCTGCCGGACGTCGAGGTGCGCGTCAAGCCCGACCACAACGACGACTTCACGATCTTCGTGCAGAGCACCAGCGTGAACCGGAAGCTCGTTCCGAACACCCGCCTGCTGCTGATGCACTGA
- a CDS encoding NUDIX hydrolase: protein MTTSPADEPSGAAMTDEEYGALRASAALWAGASVLITDQHGKVLVQRVGYRPFRLLPGGAVDAGESPAHAAARELQEELGVTATPTRGLAVDWVSTTGMRVPAVMKFPGEILHVYDGGVWDDEQIAAITPAEGEIEAVEFVEPADLPGLLSPGDARRALSALRARVDCAGPVLLEDGVPLAPGVLDRAGILRTARTRHHEPFHPEPAPESLPVRQSWGWLFAPDGRVLVLLEPGTGAACLPGGAPEPSDRGDAATTLAREAREEAAATLADTLYLGHLTDPAEPCVRVRYAAALTRLGPVPSDPATGRTYIRVLATPEQVLQLFDWGPEAAAQLTAVHTARTRLGLPRAAQQAVTELAGPTSW, encoded by the coding sequence TTGACGACGTCCCCCGCCGACGAGCCTTCCGGCGCCGCGATGACCGATGAGGAGTACGGCGCGCTGCGCGCCTCGGCCGCGCTCTGGGCCGGGGCCTCCGTGCTGATCACCGATCAGCACGGGAAGGTCCTCGTCCAGCGTGTCGGATACCGGCCCTTTCGTCTTCTGCCCGGCGGCGCCGTCGACGCGGGGGAATCCCCCGCCCACGCCGCCGCCCGCGAGCTGCAGGAGGAACTCGGCGTCACGGCGACCCCCACGCGCGGGCTCGCCGTCGACTGGGTCTCCACCACCGGCATGAGGGTGCCCGCCGTCATGAAGTTCCCGGGCGAGATCCTGCACGTCTACGACGGTGGCGTCTGGGACGACGAGCAGATCGCCGCGATCACACCGGCCGAGGGAGAGATCGAAGCGGTCGAGTTCGTCGAGCCCGCGGACCTGCCCGGGCTGCTCTCCCCGGGCGACGCGCGCCGCGCCCTGTCCGCGCTGCGCGCCCGTGTCGACTGCGCCGGACCCGTGCTTCTGGAGGACGGAGTGCCCCTCGCACCCGGCGTCCTGGACCGGGCCGGCATCCTGCGCACCGCCCGCACCCGGCACCACGAGCCGTTTCACCCCGAACCGGCCCCGGAGTCCCTCCCGGTCCGCCAGTCGTGGGGCTGGCTCTTCGCCCCCGACGGGCGGGTGCTCGTCCTCCTCGAACCCGGCACCGGTGCGGCCTGCCTGCCGGGCGGCGCGCCCGAGCCGTCGGACCGCGGTGACGCCGCGACCACCCTGGCCCGGGAGGCCCGCGAGGAGGCCGCCGCCACCCTGGCGGACACCCTGTACCTCGGCCATCTGACCGACCCCGCCGAACCGTGCGTCCGCGTCCGCTACGCCGCGGCGCTCACCCGCCTCGGCCCCGTCCCGAGCGACCCCGCCACCGGCCGCACGTACATCCGCGTCCTGGCCACCCCCGAACAGGTCCTTCAGCTCTTCGACTGGGGCCCGGAAGCCGCCGCGCAGCTCACCGCCGTCCACACGGCCCGCACCCGCCTCGGCCTCCCCCGGGCCGCACAGCAAGCCGTCACCGAACTGGCCGGTCCCACGAGTTGGTAG
- a CDS encoding ATP-grasp domain-containing protein, with the protein MILAVSYREDFHALAVQHAVRGRGHDFHIVECDTIGGRTAVSWNSHGSGKSHAPGRARLVTSEGATVDPEEASRLWWRRARADQEISETVSSAHQRSLINNDCRGALAGVLAATFHGDWISSPEATDRSSDKVYQLAVAREAGFRVPRTLVSQSREDVIAFTREVGRAIVKPVVGARGPSLYTSWMDGPESIPEGSFEVCPATYQEYIEGNRHVRLNCFGDRMYGALIATEALDWRPDLNVPITAWPVPEYVSRQVDEVLRRLGLRMGVVDLKLTPDDEPVWLEVNPQGQFLFLEPLTGQPLIELFADFLLSEAA; encoded by the coding sequence ATGATCCTGGCCGTCTCCTACCGTGAGGACTTTCATGCGCTCGCGGTGCAGCACGCGGTGCGCGGTCGAGGTCATGACTTTCACATCGTGGAGTGCGACACCATCGGTGGACGGACGGCGGTCTCGTGGAATTCGCACGGATCCGGAAAGAGCCACGCCCCGGGAAGGGCACGCCTGGTGACGTCCGAAGGCGCGACCGTGGATCCGGAGGAGGCGAGCCGACTGTGGTGGCGGCGAGCCAGGGCCGATCAGGAGATCAGCGAGACGGTGAGCAGCGCCCACCAGCGCAGTCTGATCAACAACGACTGCCGCGGCGCGCTCGCCGGCGTCCTCGCCGCCACCTTCCACGGGGACTGGATCTCATCCCCTGAGGCAACCGACCGGTCCTCGGACAAGGTGTATCAACTGGCGGTGGCGAGGGAGGCGGGATTCCGGGTGCCGCGGACCCTGGTCTCGCAGTCACGCGAAGACGTCATCGCCTTCACCCGGGAAGTCGGACGAGCCATTGTCAAACCCGTGGTCGGAGCCCGTGGACCGTCGCTCTACACCAGCTGGATGGACGGACCGGAGTCGATCCCGGAAGGCTCGTTCGAGGTCTGCCCCGCCACCTACCAGGAGTACATCGAGGGCAACCGACACGTCAGGCTCAACTGTTTCGGTGACCGCATGTACGGCGCGCTCATCGCGACGGAAGCGCTCGACTGGCGCCCCGACCTCAATGTGCCCATCACGGCTTGGCCCGTTCCCGAGTACGTGAGCAGACAGGTCGACGAAGTACTACGCCGCCTGGGGCTCCGCATGGGCGTGGTGGACCTGAAACTCACACCGGACGACGAGCCGGTATGGCTCGAAGTGAACCCACAGGGCCAGTTCCTGTTCCTGGAACCACTGACCGGCCAGCCACTGATCGAGCTGTTCGCTGATTTCCTGCTGTCCGAGGCGGCTTAG
- a CDS encoding helix-turn-helix domain-containing protein, translated as MGEGHMLEAAGVGAAEERVYRLLLGVREADTAEIAAQLGFDEPRVEWLLASLHDKGLVGRAAEPPGGGPERYVPMAPDAALRPLLLRGHEALESARRGVEQLAEEYRAGGRRHDAGQLVEVITGASVIRQRLRHMAYGAEEMRWLCKARPVALAAAENDEEWELLARGVRYKTIYERELLEGPGMVDNVARSIRAGEQARAVGTLPVRLVIADSSTAICPLVYESGEGLDGVERAARTADRAGAPTAAVIHSSSLLDALIALFESQWAAATPLHVTDSGELADFDGGPNHAVHLADDERYLLSLIVAGVADKAIASQLWVSQRTVQRRIQALMQRAGALTRTQLVWQVAQRGWLTNS; from the coding sequence ATGGGCGAAGGACACATGCTGGAGGCAGCAGGGGTCGGCGCCGCGGAGGAGCGGGTGTACCGCCTCCTCCTCGGCGTGCGGGAGGCCGACACCGCGGAGATCGCGGCGCAGTTGGGCTTCGACGAGCCACGGGTCGAGTGGCTGCTGGCGTCCCTCCACGACAAGGGCCTGGTGGGCCGGGCCGCCGAGCCGCCCGGGGGCGGCCCCGAGCGGTACGTGCCGATGGCGCCCGACGCCGCGCTGCGCCCCCTGCTGCTGCGCGGGCACGAAGCGCTCGAATCGGCACGCCGGGGGGTGGAACAGCTCGCCGAGGAGTACCGGGCCGGCGGGCGGCGGCACGACGCCGGGCAACTCGTCGAGGTGATCACCGGGGCGAGCGTGATCCGGCAGCGGCTGCGGCACATGGCGTACGGGGCCGAGGAGATGCGCTGGCTCTGCAAGGCCCGCCCCGTCGCCCTGGCGGCGGCGGAGAACGACGAGGAGTGGGAGCTGCTCGCCCGGGGCGTGCGCTACAAGACGATCTACGAGCGTGAACTGCTCGAAGGACCCGGAATGGTTGACAACGTTGCCCGGAGCATCCGCGCCGGCGAGCAGGCCCGGGCCGTCGGAACGCTGCCGGTGCGGCTGGTGATCGCGGACAGCTCGACGGCCATCTGCCCCCTGGTGTACGAGAGCGGGGAAGGCCTCGACGGCGTGGAGCGGGCGGCGCGCACCGCCGACCGGGCGGGTGCGCCGACGGCCGCGGTGATCCACAGCAGCAGCCTGCTCGACGCGCTCATCGCCCTGTTCGAGAGCCAGTGGGCGGCGGCGACCCCGCTGCACGTCACGGACTCCGGCGAACTGGCCGACTTCGACGGCGGCCCGAACCATGCGGTGCACCTCGCCGACGACGAGCGGTATCTGCTCTCCCTGATCGTCGCCGGGGTCGCGGACAAGGCCATCGCCTCCCAGCTGTGGGTCAGCCAGCGCACGGTGCAGCGCCGGATCCAGGCCTTGATGCAGCGCGCCGGGGCGCTCACCAGGACGCAGTTGGTGTGGCAGGTGGCGCAGCGGGGATGGCTGACGAACAGCTGA
- a CDS encoding DoxX family protein: MSRSARSAFLLAGLLASAGVAHFVSPKQFDATVPKSLPGSPRAWTQASGVAELALAAGLVVPATRKASARASALFFAGVFPANVKMAYDWRDRSPKARAIAYGRLPLQIPLILWARGIGRADS, translated from the coding sequence ATGTCCCGGTCCGCCCGCTCCGCCTTCCTGCTCGCCGGCCTGCTCGCCTCCGCGGGCGTCGCCCACTTCGTCTCCCCCAAGCAGTTCGACGCCACTGTGCCGAAGTCCCTCCCGGGCAGCCCCCGGGCCTGGACCCAGGCCAGCGGAGTCGCGGAACTCGCCCTCGCCGCCGGGCTCGTCGTCCCGGCGACCCGCAAGGCCAGCGCCCGCGCCTCGGCCCTGTTCTTCGCCGGCGTCTTCCCCGCCAACGTCAAGATGGCCTACGACTGGCGAGACCGCTCACCGAAGGCCCGGGCGATCGCCTACGGCCGGCTCCCCCTCCAGATCCCCCTGATCCTGTGGGCCCGCGGCATCGGCCGCGCCGACTCCTGA
- a CDS encoding NUDIX hydrolase, translated as MTEILPVRPSVVTSPPVSESNPSSAPPAEFSVRSDMPPSPTPVRDLVTAHLAEHPDEHPALLGGGRAPQDGTLPDTARRALREEAGPEVADLRPYAVEDAAPTPSGAVPHIVGVHLYLERDGLILLGRRHPDSAYAGGSWHALAGHCEAESATACLVREAYEEAGLVIDREDLELVHTVHVVDRPGDRDGDRPPRIQLFFRASRFEGTPELREPDKCVAWQWWNPEGLPEPVVPYTRAAVEGIRAGRPYTESGWAR; from the coding sequence ATGACAGAGATCCTCCCGGTGAGGCCCTCCGTGGTGACGTCGCCGCCCGTCAGCGAGTCGAACCCCTCGTCCGCCCCTCCTGCCGAGTTCTCCGTGAGGTCCGACATGCCGCCTTCCCCCACCCCCGTACGCGATCTGGTCACCGCCCACCTCGCCGAGCACCCCGACGAGCACCCTGCCCTGCTCGGGGGCGGCCGGGCGCCGCAGGACGGCACCCTGCCGGACACCGCCCGGCGCGCACTCCGGGAAGAGGCCGGCCCGGAGGTCGCCGACCTGCGGCCGTACGCCGTCGAGGACGCCGCGCCGACACCCTCCGGGGCCGTCCCGCACATCGTCGGCGTCCACCTCTATCTGGAGCGCGACGGCCTGATCCTGCTGGGGCGTCGCCATCCGGACTCGGCGTACGCGGGCGGATCGTGGCACGCACTCGCCGGTCACTGCGAGGCGGAGTCGGCGACCGCGTGCCTGGTCCGCGAAGCGTACGAAGAGGCGGGCCTCGTGATCGACCGCGAGGACCTCGAACTGGTCCACACGGTGCACGTGGTCGACCGGCCCGGGGATCGGGACGGGGACCGGCCGCCGAGGATCCAGCTCTTCTTCCGGGCCTCCCGCTTCGAGGGCACCCCCGAGCTGCGGGAGCCGGACAAGTGCGTCGCGTGGCAGTGGTGGAATCCCGAGGGCCTGCCCGAACCGGTCGTCCCGTACACCCGCGCGGCAGTCGAGGGGATCCGGGCCGGCCGGCCCTACACGGAATCGGGGTGGGCGCGTTGA
- a CDS encoding DUF6924 domain-containing protein, which translates to MPLPQPDDLTSLVLRTDFGSEGAWDAVRAALDAAGEYPHATYVSEPRFTDVGVQALVDEEAAADVDDQIVYVFLADAATMKDPGRPLLAVDLADEPGRTFRVPARWFPDVSTNLGIANLDFAEFADATDASGTFRGFDEG; encoded by the coding sequence ATGCCTCTGCCGCAGCCTGATGACCTGACCTCGCTGGTCCTGCGTACCGACTTCGGCTCCGAGGGAGCCTGGGACGCGGTACGGGCCGCACTCGACGCGGCCGGCGAGTACCCCCACGCCACGTATGTCAGCGAGCCTCGCTTCACCGACGTGGGGGTCCAGGCCTTGGTGGACGAGGAGGCCGCCGCCGACGTGGACGACCAGATCGTCTACGTGTTCCTGGCGGACGCGGCCACGATGAAGGATCCGGGCCGCCCGCTCCTGGCCGTGGACCTCGCGGACGAGCCCGGGCGGACGTTCAGGGTGCCCGCGCGGTGGTTCCCCGACGTCTCGACCAACCTCGGCATCGCCAACCTGGACTTCGCGGAGTTCGCCGACGCCACTGACGCGTCAGGGACCTTCCGCGGCTTCGACGAGGGCTGA
- a CDS encoding MarR family winged helix-turn-helix transcriptional regulator, with the protein MTSPADRLDARVVGLFAVVNRRYAREAEAAATAHDLTPLQAKALLYSAEPVPMRALAERLHAEPSNLTTLVDRLEERGLVERRSGATDRRVKLVAATEAGRHTIAELRTAMPFAADPLGALDPEQRETLGRLLALLAGEPWPTDATP; encoded by the coding sequence ATGACCTCTCCCGCAGACCGGCTCGACGCGCGGGTGGTCGGCCTGTTCGCCGTCGTCAACCGCAGGTACGCGCGCGAGGCCGAGGCCGCCGCCACCGCGCACGACCTGACCCCGCTCCAGGCCAAGGCGCTGCTGTACAGCGCCGAACCGGTGCCGATGCGCGCGCTCGCCGAGCGGCTGCACGCCGAGCCGTCCAACCTCACGACACTGGTCGACCGACTGGAGGAACGTGGCCTGGTCGAGCGCCGGTCGGGCGCCACGGACCGCCGGGTCAAGCTCGTCGCCGCCACCGAGGCGGGCCGTCACACGATCGCCGAGCTGCGTACGGCCATGCCGTTCGCCGCCGACCCGCTCGGCGCTCTGGACCCCGAGCAGCGTGAGACGCTCGGCCGGCTGCTGGCGCTGCTCGCCGGCGAGCCGTGGCCGACCGACGCCACCCCGTAG
- a CDS encoding ABC transporter ATP-binding protein produces MTDDMTTAPSSVDGPSPSEQLLFGGELTYDYGWGSHDGAWLKLGLRQMGGALPRQVAVAIRLAREADQRAFVTVAVCEIARGIAQAVSLIAVNSLLVELLASGDITGRLRAALPSLALVAVLAVVGSACKSASAAATGILEPKAQRVATERYLGLVARVELEAIEDDAFHKLMDSAQWGADSARRMVGYCTAVVTSAISLIAAAGVLAVLHWTLLPLLAFMALPSAWGSLTMARHRYVSWHRFVQHVRAAKLISQLLINPQAAAEIRVHDVAPFLLTHFREMARTSEREQTRLAWTGARTHVLADSARGLATVATYGVLGLLLWNGRMDLAVAGTAVLAIRSGSASITDLVLRVTDVQEEALFVADLETLCTEAVRRAIPTGGRDLPEEVDEIRFEQVTFTYPGKDRPSLSEVDLVIPRGRTVALVGSNGAGKSTLISLLSGARLPDSGRVLWGGVSTAEADRAQVFARVAMVAQDFFRWPFTARVNIGIGRTSGAMTDAAVEPAAAYSGADDVVAGLPRRWDSLLTRGYKGGQEISGGQWQKFGLARARHRDGAVLIVDEPTSALDAAAEQRVFDQIHQLADKGQTTVLITHRLASARHADVIYVLDEGRVAERGTFAELMDPATGTGAFREAYELQARQFVRPVVPAQPVRSEERPRTPGARPDDGETT; encoded by the coding sequence ATGACGGACGACATGACCACCGCCCCGTCCTCGGTGGACGGGCCCTCGCCCTCGGAACAGCTGCTGTTCGGCGGCGAGCTGACCTACGACTACGGCTGGGGCAGCCACGACGGGGCCTGGCTGAAGCTCGGACTGCGGCAGATGGGCGGCGCGCTGCCGCGACAGGTCGCGGTCGCGATCCGGCTGGCGCGCGAGGCCGACCAGCGGGCGTTCGTCACGGTCGCCGTCTGCGAGATCGCCCGCGGCATCGCTCAGGCAGTCTCCCTGATCGCGGTCAACTCCCTCCTCGTCGAGCTGCTCGCGTCCGGCGACATCACCGGAAGGCTCCGTGCCGCGCTGCCCTCGCTCGCCCTCGTCGCCGTGTTGGCGGTGGTCGGATCGGCGTGCAAGTCGGCCTCGGCCGCCGCGACCGGGATCCTCGAGCCGAAGGCCCAACGGGTGGCGACCGAGCGCTATCTCGGGCTGGTGGCCAGAGTGGAGCTGGAGGCGATCGAGGACGACGCCTTCCACAAGCTGATGGACTCCGCGCAGTGGGGCGCCGACTCGGCCAGGCGGATGGTCGGCTACTGCACCGCGGTGGTCACCTCGGCCATCTCCCTGATCGCCGCCGCCGGTGTCCTCGCGGTGCTGCACTGGACGCTCCTGCCGCTGCTGGCGTTCATGGCGCTCCCCAGCGCCTGGGGTTCCCTCACCATGGCCAGGCACCGGTACGTCAGCTGGCACCGCTTCGTCCAGCACGTCCGGGCCGCCAAGCTGATCAGCCAGCTCCTGATCAACCCGCAGGCGGCGGCCGAGATCCGCGTCCACGACGTGGCTCCCTTCCTCCTCACCCACTTCCGGGAGATGGCGCGGACGAGCGAGCGTGAGCAGACCCGGCTCGCGTGGACCGGCGCCCGCACCCATGTGCTGGCGGACTCGGCCCGCGGGCTCGCGACCGTCGCCACCTACGGGGTCCTCGGACTGCTGCTGTGGAACGGCCGGATGGACCTCGCCGTGGCCGGCACGGCGGTACTCGCCATCCGCTCCGGCTCGGCCAGCATCACCGACCTCGTCCTGCGCGTCACGGACGTACAGGAGGAGGCGCTGTTCGTCGCCGATCTGGAGACCCTGTGCACGGAGGCCGTCCGGCGCGCCATCCCCACGGGCGGGCGCGACCTGCCCGAGGAGGTGGACGAGATCCGCTTCGAACAGGTCACCTTCACCTACCCCGGCAAGGACAGGCCCTCCCTGTCCGAGGTCGATCTGGTCATCCCCCGCGGCAGGACCGTCGCCCTCGTCGGGAGCAACGGCGCCGGCAAGTCGACACTGATCAGCCTGCTCAGCGGCGCCCGTCTCCCCGACAGCGGAAGGGTCCTCTGGGGCGGGGTGAGCACCGCTGAGGCGGACCGGGCGCAGGTCTTCGCGCGGGTGGCGATGGTCGCCCAGGACTTCTTCCGGTGGCCGTTCACCGCCCGTGTCAACATCGGCATCGGGCGTACGTCCGGTGCGATGACCGACGCGGCCGTCGAGCCGGCCGCCGCGTACTCGGGGGCCGACGACGTCGTCGCGGGACTGCCTCGTCGCTGGGACTCCCTCCTCACCCGCGGCTACAAGGGCGGGCAGGAGATCTCCGGCGGCCAGTGGCAGAAGTTCGGCCTCGCCCGGGCCCGGCACCGTGACGGCGCCGTACTGATCGTCGACGAGCCCACCAGCGCCCTGGACGCGGCCGCCGAGCAGCGGGTGTTCGACCAGATCCACCAGTTGGCCGACAAGGGGCAGACCACCGTGCTGATCACCCACCGCCTGGCGAGCGCCCGCCACGCCGATGTGATCTACGTGCTCGACGAGGGCCGGGTCGCCGAACGGGGCACCTTCGCCGAGCTCATGGATCCGGCCACCGGCACCGGGGCGTTCAGGGAGGCGTACGAGCTGCAGGCCCGCCAGTTCGTCCGGCCGGTCGTCCCGGCGCAGCCCGTACGGTCCGAGGAGAGGCCGAGGACTCCCGGCGCCCGGCCGGACGACGGGGAGACCACCTGA
- a CDS encoding SDR family NAD(P)-dependent oxidoreductase, which translates to MSDKVVLITGTSSGIGLAAAVSAARAGFTTVATLRDPARAGALRKAAEAAGVVLDIRPLDVTVATSVEECVAGVIADHGRLDAVVNNAGAGHVGTIENESVDEVRKVMEVNFFGVVTVTKAVMPHLRTTGGRLLTVTSVGGVVGQPFNEAYCAAKFAAEGFMESLAPVAATVGVTVAVIEPGAVASEFVANVGIGESAAAEAGVYGPALANYLGRTRGAFAAAQTSEAVGEAITEALTTDRPAFRIQTSDTARAFVGAKLADLDGSLVQTATSAWVS; encoded by the coding sequence ATGTCCGACAAGGTCGTCCTGATCACCGGTACCTCCTCCGGCATCGGCCTCGCCGCCGCCGTCTCCGCCGCCCGCGCGGGCTTCACCACGGTCGCCACGCTGCGCGATCCGGCCCGGGCCGGCGCGTTGCGCAAGGCGGCCGAGGCGGCCGGGGTCGTACTCGACATCCGCCCCCTGGACGTCACCGTCGCCACCTCGGTCGAGGAGTGCGTCGCCGGTGTGATCGCCGACCACGGCCGGCTGGACGCAGTGGTCAACAACGCGGGCGCGGGTCACGTCGGCACCATCGAGAACGAGTCGGTGGACGAGGTGCGCAAGGTGATGGAGGTCAACTTCTTCGGCGTGGTCACCGTCACCAAGGCCGTCATGCCGCACCTGCGCACCACCGGTGGACGGCTGCTCACCGTCACCAGCGTCGGCGGCGTGGTCGGCCAGCCGTTCAACGAGGCCTACTGCGCCGCCAAGTTCGCGGCCGAGGGATTCATGGAAAGTCTGGCGCCGGTCGCCGCCACCGTCGGCGTCACGGTCGCGGTGATCGAGCCCGGCGCGGTGGCCAGCGAGTTCGTCGCGAACGTGGGCATCGGGGAGAGCGCGGCGGCCGAGGCCGGTGTCTACGGTCCGGCGCTGGCGAACTACCTCGGCCGCACCCGGGGCGCCTTCGCGGCCGCGCAGACCTCGGAGGCGGTGGGGGAGGCGATCACCGAGGCCCTCACCACCGATCGACCTGCCTTCCGGATCCAGACGTCGGACACGGCCCGTGCCTTCGTCGGCGCGAAGCTGGCGGACCTGGACGGCTCGCTGGTCCAGACGGCCACCTCTGCGTGGGTGTCCTGA
- a CDS encoding methyltransferase domain-containing protein — protein sequence MTDFATVCAAYSAHSLSARGRLRHDLVARRLLAELPGRPARVLDVGCGDGEMTLRLGAAGHHVTGADPSAEMLAAAARRLASRPDLAPRIRMLEAGVDSLPFERERFDAVCCHGVLMYLDDTAGAIARLAGLVARGGVLSVLTKNRAAIGFREALRGEYRAARGLIEQGAAASVGNLGIETRGDTAESLDALAAEHGLVPLPWQGVRIFHDHHEDWAPDPEEYAQALRTEWAASTRDPYRRLGRLVHTLARHEPGRRMP from the coding sequence TTGACCGACTTCGCCACCGTGTGCGCGGCGTACTCCGCTCACTCGCTCAGCGCCCGGGGCCGCCTGCGTCACGACCTCGTCGCGCGTCGGCTCCTCGCCGAGCTGCCCGGCAGGCCCGCGCGCGTCCTGGACGTCGGCTGCGGGGACGGCGAGATGACACTGCGGCTCGGCGCGGCCGGGCACCATGTGACGGGCGCCGATCCGTCCGCGGAGATGCTCGCGGCGGCGGCCCGCCGACTGGCCTCCCGGCCCGATCTCGCCCCGCGGATCCGGATGCTCGAAGCGGGCGTGGACAGCCTTCCCTTCGAGCGGGAACGGTTCGACGCGGTGTGCTGTCACGGAGTGCTGATGTATCTCGACGACACGGCCGGCGCGATCGCCCGCCTGGCGGGGCTGGTCGCCCGTGGCGGGGTCCTGAGCGTCCTCACGAAGAACCGGGCCGCGATCGGATTCCGCGAGGCTCTTCGGGGGGAGTACCGGGCGGCGCGTGGCCTCATCGAACAGGGTGCCGCGGCGAGCGTCGGAAACCTCGGCATCGAGACGCGTGGGGACACGGCCGAGTCGCTCGACGCTCTCGCGGCCGAGCACGGGCTCGTTCCGCTCCCTTGGCAGGGGGTGCGGATCTTCCACGACCACCACGAGGACTGGGCCCCGGACCCCGAGGAGTACGCGCAGGCGCTGCGGACGGAGTGGGCGGCATCGACCCGGGACCCGTACCGGCGACTCGGCCGCCTCGTCCATACCCTGGCCCGCCACGAACCCGGACGACGGATGCCATGA